In Aspergillus fumigatus Af293 chromosome 2, whole genome shotgun sequence, a genomic segment contains:
- a CDS encoding OSBP family protein produces MSADWGSFFHQSSGTRSSMDESKPEGGSGEDEVVEPDQGNVLSHIISQLRPGADLSRVVLPTFILEPRSMLERITNFMAHPETLLPMPTIDDPLERFVSVVKFYLSGWHIKPPGVKKPLNPILGETFTCYWDYPDGTRGYYIAEQTSHHPPKSSYFFMAPEHHIRIDGTLKPRSKFLGNSAASMMEGVAILRFLNRGQNPEKGERYILTQPNMYARGILFGKMKYELGDHSYVRCPENNLVADIEFKTKGYFSGTYNAIGGTIKNEKTGEVYYELSGLWNGEMFIKDVHTHKKDILFDATHAKHTPPSTRPIEQQGERESQRLWHSTVKALLARNHEAATDEKSKIEERQREEAAKRADEGVEWRPRLFRPVHGGPGGPDEGEEDLDWIISAHIDSQNPELAAKQILAIAPILDGQKDNRQFQIPPHVPKKEKEGKTAPSASDPVDAKHTGSDTGAGASEAPQPSSEGNNSVERKDSRTSEVDEYVDAEEK; encoded by the exons ATGTCCGCTGACTGGGGCTCCTTTTTCCATCAATCTTCAGGTACTCGTTCCTCTATGGATGAATCAAAGCCGGAAGGCGGAAGCGGGGAAGATGAGGTTGTTGAGCCCGACCAGGGCAATG TGCTCTCTCATATCATTTCCCAGCTCCGACCGGGTGCAGACCTGAGCCGAGTCGTACTGCCTACCTTCATTCTGGAGCCTCGTTCCATGCTGGAACGGATCACCAA TTTCATGGCTCATCCGGAGACCCTTCTTCCCATGCCCACAATCGATGACCCCCTCGAGCGCTTCGTTTCCGTCGTCAAGTTTTACCTGAGCGGATGGCACATTAAACCTCC AGGCGTGAAGAAGCCGCTGAATCCGATTCTCGGAGAGACCTTCACTTGTTACTGGGACTACCCTGATGGCACGCGAGGGTATTACATCGCTGAACAGACTTCGCACCACCCTCCGAAGTCCAGCTACTTCTTCATGGCGCCAGAACACCACATCCGAATTGACGGGACGTTGAAGCCTCGCAGCAAGTTCCTAGGAAACTCGGCGGCGAGTATGATGGAGGGTGTCGCCATTTTACGCTTCCTGAACCGCGGCCAGAACCCAGAGAAGGGCGAACGATA CATCCTGACACAACCGAATATGTACGCCCGTGGCATTCTCTTCGGAAAGATGAAGTATGAGCTCGGTGATCACAGCTACGTCCGTTGTCCCGAAAACAATCTAGTCGCCGATATCGAGTTCAAGACGAAAGGATACTTTTCCGGCACCTACAACGCAATCGGAGGGACGATCAAGAATGAGAAAACGGGCGAGGTATACTATGAGCtgtctggactttggaatGGAGAGATGTTCATCAAGGATGTTCAT ACTcacaagaaggatatcctgTTCGACGCGACACACGCAAAACATACACCGCCCAGTACCCGGCCGATTGAACAGCAGGGCGAGCGGGAATCGCAACGGCTGTGGCACAGCACAGTAAAGGCGCTCCTTGCCCGCAACCACGAGGCAGCAACGGACGAAAAGTCAAAGATTGAAGAGCGTCAACGTGAAGAGGCCGCTAAGCGGGCCGATGAAGGAGTGGAATGGCGTCCGAGACTCTTCCGCCCTGTTCACGGGGGCCCCGGAGGCCCCGATGAGGGTGAGGAGGACTTGGACTGGATCATCAGCGCGCATAT TGACTCGCAAAATCCTGAACTCGCCGCCAAACAAATCCTAGCCATCGCGCCCATTCTGGATGGCCAGAAAGACAACCGTCAGTTCCAGATTCCACCCCACGTAccgaagaaagagaaagaggggaaaaCCGCTCCCTCCGCATCTGACCCTGTTGATGCAAAGCACACTGGTAGTGACACTGGCGCCGGAGCCTCAGAAGCTCCCCAACCTTCGAGCGAGGGCAATAACTCTGTAGAACGCAAGGATTCTCGGACCTCCGAAGTCGATGAATATGTCGACGCGGAGGAAAAATAA
- the hosA gene encoding histone deacetylase HOS2, which translates to MARSAIVQEYNPPPPSNPTLSVDRKVSLERQKNGIPRPQGYRVSWHANPAVEPHHFGQSHPMKPWRLTLTKQLVMAYGMHHAMDLYLARAATYEEMAEFHQTDYLDFLRQVMPGDMENPEQSENIARFNFGDDCPIFNGLYNYCSLYAGGSIDAARKLCNNQSEIAVNWSGGLHHAKKAEASGFCYVNDIVLGILQLLRHHPRVMYIDIDVHHGDGVEQAFWSTDRVLTVSFHKYDKDNFFPGTGPLDSTGPTHPLNPGAHHAVNVPLNDGIDDESYIQLFRDIVGACVDTYRPGAIVLQCGADSLGCDRLGCFNLNVGAHGACVAFVKTFGLPLLVVGGGGYTPRNVSRAWAHETSILIDAQDLIDPNIPDTVAFRNHFGPDYSLFPPLSEMRKLENKNSRPYLAGLVQSVREQLRYIQGAPSVQMSFIPPDILGLREDTEKEIEEATARLEEEREEREGPGSAAVKSNRRRELERGAGYRGELYS; encoded by the coding sequence ATGGCGCGCTCCGCCATTGTCCAAGAATATAATCCTCCGCCTCCGTCGAATCCCACCCTGAGCGTTGATCGAAAAGTCTCTCTCGAGCGCCAGAAGAATGGCATCCCTCGTCCTCAAGGCTACCGAGTCTCATGGCACGCCAATCCGGCTGTGGAACCGCACCACTTTGGCCAATCGCATCCCATGAAGCCCTGGCGACTCACCCTCACGAAGCAGCTCGTCATGGCCTACGGGATGCACCACGCCATGGACCTCTATCTGGCCCGCGCTGCGACGtacgaggagatggctgaGTTCCACCAGACGGATTACCTCGATTTCTTGAGGCAAGTGATGCCCGGGGACATGGAGAATCCGGAGCAAAGCGAAAACATTGCGCGGTTCAATTTCGGCGACGACTGTCCCATCTTCAACGGGTTGTACAACTACTGCTCGCTCTACGCCGGTGGTAGCATCGACGCCGCGCGCAAACTGTGCAACAACCAGTCCGAGATCGCGGTGAACTGGTCGGGCGGCCTGCACCACGCCAAAAAGGCCGAAGCCAGCGGCTTCTGCTATGTCAACGACATCGTCCTCGGCATCTTGCAGCTACTCCGCCACCACCCACGCGTCATGTATATCGACATCGACGTGCACCACGGCGACGGCGTTGAGCAGGCCTTCTGGTCCACCGACCGCGTCCTCACCGTCTCCTTCCACAAATACGACAAGGATAACTTTTTCCCCGGCACCGGGCCCCTCGATAGCACTGGCCCAACCCACCCGCTCAACCCTGGCGCGCACCACGCCGTCAATGTCCCCCTCAACGACGGCATCGACGACGAATCTTACATCCAGCTCTTCCGCGACATCGTCGGCGCCTGCGTAGACACCTACCGCCCCGGCGCCATTGTCCTCCAATGCGGCGCCGACTCCCTCGGCTGCGACCGCCTCGGCTGCTTCAACCTCAACGTCGGCGCACACGGCGCCTGCGTCGCCTTCGTCAAGACCTTCGGCCTGcctctcctcgtcgtcggcggTGGCGGCTATACCCCGCGCAACGTCTCCCGCGCCTGGGCCCACGAAACCTCCATCCTCATTGATGCCCAGGACCTCATCGATCCCAACATCCCCGACACCGTCGCCTTCCGCAACCACTTCGGCCCGGACTACTCGCTCTTCCCCCCACTGTCGGAAATGCGCAAGCTCGAGAACAAGAACTCCCGCCCGTACCTTGCCGGTCTTGTCCAGTCCGTCCGTGAGCAGCTCCGCTATATCCAGGGGGCCCCTAGTGTTCAGATGAGCTTCATCCCCCCAGATATCCTGGGTCTTCGCGAGGAcacggagaaggagattgaagaggcGACGGctcggctggaggaggagcgcgaGGAGCGCGAGGGGCCCGGTAGTGCGGCGGTCAAGAGCAATCGACGCCGAGAACTGGAGAGGGGTGCGGGATACCGGGGAGAGCTCTATTCTTGA
- a CDS encoding isocitrate lyase/PEP mutase family protein — protein sequence MPIVTAATALRRSLEDPKSFTVAPGVYDGLSARIALSVGFDALYMTGAGTAASVHGQADLGICTLNDMRANAEMLANISPSTPVIADADTGYGGPIMVARTTEQYSRSGVAAFHIEDQVQTKRCGHLAGKILVDKETYVSRIRAAVQARKRMGSDIVVIARTDALQGYGYEESVARLRAARDAGADVGFLEGITSKEMARQVVQDLAPWPMLLNMVEHGATPSISADEAKEMGFRIIIFPFAAIGPALTAIREGMEKLKRDGLPGLSKELTPQMLFRTCGLDESLKVDAEAGGAAFQGGVDLEDTE from the exons ATGCCCATTGTCACAGCAGCAACTGCTCTCCGACGCTCTCTGGAGGACCCCAAGTCATTCACCGTCGCACCGGGTGTTTACGATGGACTTTCCGCTCGGATTGCCTTGTCTGTGGGGTTCGATGCATTGTACATG ACTGGTGCCGGTACCGCAGCCTCGGTCCACGGCCAGGCCGACCTCGGGATCTGCACCTTGAACGACATGCGTGCCAATGCTGAGATGCTCGCCAACATTTCGCCCTCCACTCCCGTCATCGCTGACGCAGATACCGGTTACGGTGGCCCAATTATGGTCGCTCGCACGACAGAGCAATACTCGCGCTCGGGAGTCGCCGCCTTCCACATTGAGGATCAGGTGCAGACCAAGCGCTGTGGACATCTCGCAGGCAAGATACTGGTAGACAAGGAGACGTACGTGAGTCGCATCCGGGCAGCGGTACAGGCGCGGAAGCGCATGGGCAGTGACATCGTCGTGATCGCGCGAACCGACGCGCTCCAGGGCTATGGGTATGAGGAGAGTGTGGCACGGCTGCGGGCGGCGCGGGATGCGGGTGCAGATGTCGGCTTCCTCGAGGGGATTACGTCCAAGGAGATGGCGCGGCAGGTCGTTCAGGATCTGGCGCCGTGGCCCATGCTGCTGAACATGGTCGAGCATGGGGCGACACCGTCGATTTCAGCGGATGAGGCCAAGGAGATGGGGTTCCGTATTATCATCTTTCCCTTTGCGGCAATTGGGCCTGCTCTGACCGCTATCCGCGAGGGTATGGAGAAGCTTAAGAGGGATGGTCTGCCGGGGTTGAGCAAGGAGTTGACGCCGCAAATGCTGTTCCGCACATGCGGTTTGGACGAGAGTCTCAAGGTAGATGCAGAggcaggaggagcagcgtTCCAGGGAGGAGTGGACTTAgaggatacggagtag
- the aspf4 gene encoding allergen Asp F4, with amino-acid sequence MQLKNSMLLLTALAAGSSVARLHGHERRHLHHAGEKREVGDTVYATINGVLVSWINEWSGEAKTSDAPVSQATPVSNAVAAAAAASTPEPSSSHSDSSSSSGVSADWTNTPAEGEYCTDGFGGRTEPSGSGIFYKGNVGKPWGSNIIEVSPENAKKYKHVAQFVGSDTDPWTVVFWNKIGPDGGLTGWYGNSALTLHLEAGETKYVAFDENSQGAWGAAKGDELPKDQFGGYSCTWGEFDFDSKINQGWSGWDVSAIQAENAHHEVQGMKICNHAGELCSIISHGLSKVIDAYTADLAGVDGIGGKVVPGPTRLVVNLDYKE; translated from the coding sequence ATGCAGCTCAAGAATTCGATGCTCCTACTCACGGCGCTGGCCGCTGGCTCTTCGGTCGCCCGTTTGCACGGCCACGAGCGCCGCCACCTCCACCATGCGGGTGAGAAGCGCGAGGTCGGCGACACTGTCTACGCTACTATAAACGGTGTCCTCGTCTCGTGGATCAACGAGTGGTCCGGCGAGGCTAAGACCTCCGACGCTCCCGTCTCTCAGGCTACTCCCGTCAGCAACGCTGtggctgccgccgccgccgcttCTACTCCGGAGCCCAGCTCTTCCCACTCCGACAGTTCTTCATCCTCCGGCGTCTCCGCCGACTGGACCAACACCCCTGCCGAAGGCGAGTACTGCACTGACGGCTTCGGTGGCAGGACCGAACCCAGCGGCTCCGGTATCTTCTACAAGGGCAACGTTGGTAAACCCTGGGgcagcaacatcatcgagGTCTCCCCCGAGAACGCCAAGAAGTACAAGCACGTCGCTCAGTTTGTTGGCAGCGACACTGACCCCTGGACCGTTGTCTTCTGGAACAAGATCGGCCCCGATGGTGGCCTTACTGGCTGGTACGGTAACTCCGCTCTGACCCTCCACCTCGAGGCCGGTGAGACCAAGTACGTGGCATTCGACGAGAACTCCCAGGGTGCCTGGGGCGCCGCAAAGGGCGACGAGCTGCCCAAGGACCAGTTTGGTGGGTACTCTTGCACCTGGGGTGAGTTCGACTTTGACAGCAAAATCAACCAGGGCTGGTCTGGCTGGGACGTGTCCGCCATTCAGGCCGAGAATGCCCACCATGAGGTCCAGGGTATGAAGATCTGCAATCACGCCGGCGAGCTCTgctccatcatctcccaCGGTCTTTCCAAGGTCATTGACGCCTACACTGCTGATCTGGCCGGTGTCGATGGCATTGGTGGCAAGGTCGTCCCTGGCCCTACCCGTCTGGTCGTCAACCTCGACTACAAGGAGTAG
- a CDS encoding glutathione S-transferase family protein, with translation MVLELHVWGPAFSLPSIEAQCLAAIAYFSLAVPKDAWVLIASSDPSVSPTNELPALKNGTTWVSRFRNIVDYLRQYSNGAWDLDRDLSGIDRADNIAFSSFVESRGQPLLDLSLYVSSENYYNRTSPAYGAILQWPNQWIVPPRLRSAAKSRTEHLGLSSLDLEAAEDQRKREHSAAVAAGQIPKTLAQRPRDTVSSLLGKSPQQNQFKLEALTAELFEPLEEILGQKTYLVSDGDATSVDCLALGYLALILVPDLPYSFLRNAMRTKAPRISAYTERLRQRCYGTVGVEVAHAFDETRRSVTDATPLPWQPAQRANLTTVCSTLLNTLADATPILKDIRSSERLRQAAQSPDSGLSGIESRALSEYATGQKKDILVSIAAVAGGVAALVGYMVHVGFIEISFGGEEGHWEEEGHAGEEEGGSEFALPELPTSVSATEFLGI, from the exons ATGGTTCTGGAACTTCATGTCTGGGGTCCGGCCTTTTCACTGCCCTCGATTGAGGCGCAATGTCTTGCGGCCATTGCTTATTTCTCCCTCGCAGTGCCCAAGGACGCGTGGGTGCTGATTGCGAGCAGCGATCCTTCCGTGTCTCCAACTA ATGAATTACCTGCTCTGAAGAATGGAACGACATGGGTGAGCCGGTTTCGGAATATCGTTGATTACCTACGTCAATATTCGAACGGGGCCTGGGATTTGGACAGGGATCTAAGTGGCATTGACCGCGCGGACAATATCGC GTTTTCGTCCTTTGTGGAATCCCGCGGCCAGCCCCTCCTCGACCTGTCTCTCTATGTCTCCAGTGAAAACTACTACAACCGGACCTCCCCCGCCTACGGCGCCATTCTACAGTGGCCGAATCAATGGATCGTCCCTCCGAGGCTGCGCTCAGCCGCAAAGAGCCGTACAGAACACTTGGGCCTCTCATCGCTTGACCTCGAGGCGGCGGAAGACCAACGGAAACGCGAACACTCAGCCGCCGTCGCTGCAGGCCAGATACCCAAGACCCTCGCTCAACGGCCTCGCGACACGGTCTCAAGCCTCCTGGGAAAGTCCCCTCAGCAAAACCAATTCAAGCTGGAAGCCCTTACGGCGGAGCTATTCGAGCCCCTGGAGGAGATTCTAGGCCAGAAAACCTACCTTGTCTCCGACGGCGACGCAACAAGCGTCGACTGTCTGGCGCTCGGCTACCTTGCTCTCATCCTTGTCCCGGACCTACCGTACTCGTTCCTTCGCAACGCGATGCGAACTAAAGCCCCGCGTATCTCGGCATACACCGAGCGCCTGCGCCAGCGCTGCTACGGCACCGTTGGCGTCGAGGTCGCGCATGCCTTTGACGAGACACGGAGATCCGTTACAGATGCCACACCGTTGCCCTGGCAGCCTGCGCAGCGCGCCAATCTCACCACTGTCTGCAGCACGCTCCTCAACACCCTCGCCGATGCAACCCCGATCCTCAAAGACATCCGCTCCAGCGAGCGCTTACGACAGGCGGCGCAGTCGCCTGACTCGGGGTTGTCGGGGATAGAGAGCCGCGCCTTGTCCGAGTACGCCACCGGGCAGAAGAAAGACATACTTGTCTCCATTGCGGCTGTAGCGGGCGGCGTCGCCGCCCTGGTCGGATACATGGTGCATGTGGGATTTATTGAAATCAGTTTCGGGGGCGAAGAGGGGCACTGGGAGGAGGAAGGGCAcgcgggagaagaggagggaggcTCGGAATTCGCGCTCCCTGAGCTGCCCACGTCAGTCTCTGCCACCGAGTTTCTGGGAATTTGA